One genomic region from Anopheles bellator chromosome 2, idAnoBellAS_SP24_06.2, whole genome shotgun sequence encodes:
- the LOC131209718 gene encoding uncharacterized protein LOC131209718: protein MRSRTEMVTNTIDGSDFDEDTDFEDSEEDWRPEKGETKGGLKRKPRDIITGSGSSGRRGGRGSGSKRGRQAASRPGRKPKSAENTDRSSMTGDDDEEGDDVEEDDPHSESEPDTDDSSASPARKRGRKPKMGKRTPSRKSGGGASTSKDTKQSPTTSEGEGTTSTKSKPIQRKVVNITSSFPDKAGILKLYVFKDDLREGIRDNLKVSLWRRDGSSLLQKYFRDKTTSPTTPQFTSSMVYSCWEDKRASDYMEVKVRCIEQSKQLRVQVMDVDATERRAKEEYEEYLASNAKRNSNPSEGERNNGNASTKKDDHNDDETEEYGDDEEAAAEEEDEAEEEDEGSEEEAPQEE, encoded by the exons ATGCGAAGCCGCACAGAAATGGTAACCAACACGATCGACGGGTCGGACTTTGACGAAGACACCGATTTCGAAGACTCTGAAGAAGACTGGCGTCCCGAGAAGGGCGAAACGAAGGGCGGCTTGAAGCGAAAACCTCGTGACATAATCACTGGCAGTGGTAGTAGTGGACGGCGTGGAGGTCGGGGTAGTGGATCGAAACGTGGCCGCCAAGCCGCCAGCCGCCCCGGGCGCAAGCCAAAATCGGCTGAAAATACTGATCGATCTTCGATGACGggtgatgacgacgaggaaggGGACGATGTCGAAGAGGACGATCCGCACTCGGAGAGTGAGCCGGACACTGACGATAGTTCGGCCTCACCGGCACGGAAGCGTGGTCGCAAGCCGAAAATGGGGAAGCGAACGCCGAGCCGCAAAAGTGGCGGTGGGGCGTCTACCTCGAAAGACACAAAACAAAGTCCAACGACATCTGAAGGAGAGGGTACGACGTCGACCAAGTCGAAGCCAATCCAGCGGAAGGTTGTTAACATTACGAGCAGCTTTCCGGATAAGGCCGGCATCTTGAAGTTGTACGTGTTTAAGGACGATCTGCGAGAAGGAATTCGTGACAATCTGAAGGTCTCCTTGTGGCGCCGCGATGGTTCCAGCTTGCTGCAGAAGTATTTCCGTGACAAAACCACATCTCCCACTACGCCCCAGTTTACATCCTCGATGGTG TATTCTTGCTGGGAGGACAAACGGGCCAGCGACTACATGGAAGTGAAGGTCCGGTGCATTGAGCAATCGAAGCAGTTACGGGTGCAGGTTATGGATGTGGACGCGACGGAGCGACGCGCCAAAGAGGAGTACGAAGAATATTTAGCGAGCAACGCGAAGCGAAACTCGAATCCTAGTGAAggcgagcgaaacaatggcaacGCCAGCACCAAGAAGGATgaccacaacgacgacgaaaccgAGGAGTATGGGGACGACGAAGAAGCGGCTGCtgaggaggaggacgaggccGAAGAGGAGGACGAAGGCAGCGAGGAAGAAGCGCCCCAGGAGGAATGA
- the LOC131206907 gene encoding E3 ubiquitin-protein ligase RNF10 → MEKNRFVNQSLSKGQLSETKKNQDASVKWPRQSKRRGDQSENGNHRNATSNGSRAANGNKTRNPSNYNYDARQRASQRPAKPPEQQIAPSYDDDDDDETGDQLGGEGSAGRTTGLATSTRSNLPMRGGGELHSVFSPGSKKQSLNHLLNFHYAPRERDQPARLSRTGNVRRTQYTAQHHSYNKEQFLQANCQFVVRAGENYDLFRASPDQLVEWSKIEQIHVLSAEEPQCPICLYPPVAAKMTKCGHVYCWPCILHYLALSDKAWRKCPICYDAIHLPDLRSAVSKPFHAYGTGEYVTLQLMRREKGSMNVVEVTGGAANGTDGSLSPTTNDQIPHFDAIAGNSTLTKLLLTDTVQMFKIMDRERVELQNQIVADGGADAPENIFVQQALDLLAERRNVLMAAELIEFPASRNALATTPKSDDGDSVSSQADSEETNGNARKSTGSNIASIDFIIDEENNFSVSDIEIVPTAQCAGEHYYFYQSVDGQPLFLHSINSRMLQSMYGSLDRGPRRVTGRVVQKDSCSMDENLRRRLKYLQHLPVCTQFEVVELDFEASGSIVSAEVMAQFQEELATRRRNRQRRERAEQKREKKIFEFNERQLGKAMARSARISIDSTKHFPMCGSVESPENPSLLGTSPVASDVSNSPGSSASSWSKMVSTQPSPSQRWPALGVDNAPVVAPPKIVQVTGRSMTAGPSSSHGAWHLRPPSDIDDDEDDEDAARAPRFNNSLGSAIEAALEQATHKSQPKSAKKLQPVAAVPMAPSASAVNTSSSNVVGKRKKSKKILLVASGVNL, encoded by the exons ATGGAGAAGAATCGTTTTGTCAACCAAAGTCTGTCCAAGGGGCAGCTTTCTGAGACGAAAAAGAATCAAG ATGCATCTGTTAAGTGGCCCCGTCAATCGAAACGTCGCGGCGACCAATCGGAAAACGGTAATCATCGTAACGCAACCAGCAACGGTAGCAGAGCAGCGAACGGGAATAAAACCCGCAATCCGAGTAACTACAATTACGATGCTAGGCAACGGGCAAGCCAACGCCCTGCAAAACCACCGGAACAGCAAATCGCGCCATCgtatgacgacgacgacgatgacgagacCGGCGACCAACTGGGAGGTGAAGGTTCCGCTGGGCGAACCACCGGACTAGCGACCAGCACTAGATCGAACCTGCCCATGCGTGGCGGGGGTGAACTACATTCGGTGTTTTCGCCTGGTTCGAAGAAACAAAGCTTGAACCATTTGCTAAACTTTCACTATGCCCCCCGAGAGCGGGATCAACCGGCAAGGCTTAGCCGGACTGGGAACGTCCGCAGGACACAGTACACAGCCCAACACCACAGCTACAACAAGGAGCAATTCCTGCAGGCCAACTGCCAGTTTGTGGTGCGCGCCGGCGAAAACTATGATTTGTTCCGGGCCTCACCGGACCAGCTGGTAGAGTGGTCAAAAATCGAACAGATTCACGTGCTGAGCGCCGAGGAACCGCAGTGTCCGATTTGTCTGTATCCACCGGTCGCGGCTAAGATGACCAAATGTGGGCACGTCTACTGCTGGCCCTGCATCCTTCACTACCTGGCCCTGTCCGATAAGGCGTGGCGCAAGTGTCCGATTTGTTATGACGCGATCCATTTGCCGGATCTACGATCGGCGGTTTCAAAACCGTTCCACGCGTACGGTACTGGCGAGTATGTGACTCTGCAGTTGATGCGGCGCGAAAAAGGCAGCATGAACGTCGTAGAGGTAACCGGCGGTGCCGCAAACGGAACCGACGGTTCTttgtcaccgacgacgaacgaTCAAATACCGCACTTTGATGCGATCGCTGGCAATAGCACGCTCACGAAGCTACTACTAACCGATACGGTGCAAATGTTCAAGATAATGGACCGTGAGCGTGTGGAACTGCAGAATCAGATCGTGGCCGACGGAGGAGCCGATGCACCGGAGAACATTTTCGTTCAGCAAGCGCTCGATTTACTCGCAGAACGGCGCAACGTACTAATGGCCGCGGAATTGATAGAATTCCCAGCTTCGCGTAATGCCCTTGCAACGACGCCCAAAAGTGACGATGGCGATAGCGTCTCCTCGCAGGCTGATTCCGAAGAGACGAACGGCAACGCAAGGAAGTCTACCGGCAGCAATatcgcttcgatcgatttcatAATCGACGAGGAAAACAACTTCTCCGTGAGCGATATCGAGATTGTACCGACTGCGCAGTGTGCCGGGGAGCACTATTACTTCTACCAATCGGTCGACGGCCAGCCACTGTTTCTGCACTCGATCAACAGTCGCATGCTCCAGAGCATGTACGGAAGTCTGGATCGTGGCCCGCGACGTGTCACGGGCCGGGTCGTTCAGAAGGACAGCTGCTCGATGGATGAGAACTTACGCCGTCGGCTGAAGTATCTTCAACATCTTCCGGTTTGCACGCAGTTCGAAGTCGTCGAGCTGGATTTTGAAGCTTCCGGCTCAATTGTATCGGCAGAAGTGATGGCCCAGTTTCAGGAGGAACTTGCTACAAGACGGCGCAACCGGCAGCGTCGAGAACGGGCCGAACAGAAGcgcgagaaaaaaatattcgaGTTCAACGAACGGCAGCTTGGTAAGGCGATGGCACGTTCCGCGCGCATTTCCATCGATTCTACTAAACATTTTCCGATG TGTGGAAGTGTAGAGTCGCCGGAAAACCCCTCACTTCTCGGAACCAGCCCTGTTGCCAGCGATGTGTCAAACTCTCCCGGTAGTAGCGCTTCATCTTGGTCCAAG ATGGTTTCCACACAGCCATCTCCCAGTCAACGTTGGCCAGCCCTTGGAGTTGATAATGCGCCCGTTGTTGCACCTCCGAAAATAGTGCAGGTTACTGGCAGAAGCATGACGGCCGGCCCGAGCAGCAGCCACGGAGCATGGCATCTTCGGCCACCGTCCGAcatcgatgacgatgaagacgacgaggacgcaGCTCGAGCTCCGCGCTTCAACAACAGTCTGGGCAGTGCAATCGAAGCTGCGCTCGAACAAGCCACCCACAAATCGCAGCCAAAAAGCGCGAAGAAGTTGCAACCTGTAGCTGCAGTTCCGATGGCTCCATCAGCATCTGCGGTCAACACCTCGTCTTCGAACGTTGTTGGTAAACgtaagaaaagcaaaaaaattcTTCTGGTCGCATCCGGTGTCAATCTGTGA
- the LOC131210671 gene encoding zinc finger protein 484-like, producing the protein METMIVGDIDPFDICRVCMEEVNSFWPLFEHCELLPSGMQPATLISKTSGVSVQKDEGLPEMVCNSCLVALVNAHIIRQKCIASDRKLRKILFYRPVPPPVEANVTKGSFVAAPDTDALIEHQELHSDANKELVEKKKMLATAGSIMEENVPSLPDQNKADANASELHVTTVKKEILNDFSYVDVQYTEEYLVEDHHEQIEVEGHEAAEPDRLALDGTIQMEVEIVKRETRSAQHPAGAELGKQKHICDVCGKEFSTKGNLKSHTLLHTNERPFVCEQCGMNFAKKSNYKVHVARHATERNYPCPECNMSFVHPINLNHHMRKHTGERPFHCHYCTKTFVHFSDKKRHEFKHTGDYPFECEICSHKFARKQNFMQHIPKCTRRANDDVTLTKTLRRRKKH; encoded by the coding sequence ATGGAAACAATGATAGTCGGTGATATAGATCCTTTCGATATCTGTCGCGTTTGTATGGAAGAGGTAAATAGCTTTTGGCCACTGTTCGAGCACTGCGAGCTATTGCCATCGGGAATGCAACCAGCCACGCTCATCTCCAAGACATCCGGAGTAAGCGTCCAGAAGGACGAAGGACTGCCCGAAATGGTTTGTAACAGCTGCCTAGTGGCCTTGGTAAACGCGCACATTATTCGGCAAAAGTGCAtcgcatcggatcggaagctACGAAAAATACTGTTCTATCGGCCGGTTCCACCTCCAGTCGAAGCGAATGTCACGAAAGGATCGTTTGTTGCCGCACCGGACACGGATGCTCTGATCGAGCATCAGGAACTTCATTCCGACGCAAACAAGGAGCTGgtagagaagaagaagatgctaGCTACAGCAGGTTCAATCATGGAAGAAAACGTTCCCTCGTTACCCGACCAGAATAAAGCGGATGCTAATGCTAGCGAGCTGCATGTGACAACAGTGAAGAAGGAAATTTTGAACGACTTTTCGTACGTGGACGTTCAGTACACGGAAGAGTACCTGGTAGAGGATCACCACGAACAAATTGAAGTGGAGGGCCACGAAGCGGCTGAACCTGACAGGCTTGCTTTAGACGGAACAATACAGATGGAGGTCGAGATAGTCAAAAGAGAAACGCGATCGGCCCAACACCCGGCTGGCGCTGAGCTGGGCAAGCAAAAACATATCTGCGATGTTTGCGGTAAAGAGTTTTCGACCAAGGGCAACCTGAAATCGCACACGCTGCTGCACACCAACGAGAGGCCCTTTGTCTGCGAGCAATGTGGGATGAATTTTGCGAAAAAAAGTAACTACAAGGTACACGTGGCCCGGCATGCAACCGAGCGAAATTATCCCTGCCCCGAGTGCAATATGTCGTTTGTGCACCCTATAAACCTAAACCATCATATGCGTAAACACACGGGCGAACGGCCATTCCACTGCCACTATTGCACGAAAACTTTCGTTCACTTTTCCGACAAAAAGCGCCATGAGTTCAAGCACACCGGCGACTACCCGTTCGAGTGCGAGATTTGCAGTCACAAGTTTGCGCGAAAGCAAAACTTTATGCAGCACATTCCCAAGTGTACAAGACGCGCCAACGACGATGTTACGTTGACCAAAACATTGAGACGCCGGAAAAAGCATTAG